The following are encoded in a window of Shewanella psychrotolerans genomic DNA:
- a CDS encoding M28 family peptidase yields the protein MKSSALILLSSLLFTGLIGCQQTPTTDTNQSVSMLLQQQALNSTLSYDIVESLTVEVGPRLAGGPQDLVAVKWAEDKLNSLGFDKVYKEPVQVPVWHRGAAKASITSPYPQPIVITALGGSIATPKEGLTAPLIRFSSLEELEAASTDDVRGKIVFIDHITPRFKTGKGYGLTVGGRSKGAVAAAKKEAVAIVIRSIGTDHDRMAHTGMMRYQEGVTKIPAAAMSNPDADLIDLMLKRDPNVVMKLQLEAENLGYATSYNVIGEVTGSSKPDEIVLISAHLDSWDEGTGAIDDGAGVAIVTTAGHLISQLPTKPARTIRVVLYAAEEIGLVGGKSYAKAHQGELDKHYIAAESDFGAGKIYQIDFNVAQDAFKALQQHTESMQANGVASGNNTASGGPDVSMLPSYGVPVASLRQDGTDYFDYHHTPNDTLDKIDPAALAQNAAAYAQFAFLMAQSEIELRPLTKQNL from the coding sequence ATGAAAAGCTCCGCTCTTATCCTGCTCAGTAGTCTGCTTTTTACAGGACTGATAGGTTGCCAACAAACACCAACAACAGACACAAATCAAAGTGTTAGTATGCTGCTACAACAACAAGCATTAAACTCGACATTAAGTTACGATATTGTCGAGTCACTTACAGTCGAAGTCGGTCCAAGACTTGCTGGCGGCCCTCAAGACTTAGTTGCTGTAAAATGGGCTGAAGATAAACTTAACTCACTAGGCTTTGACAAAGTATACAAAGAACCGGTGCAGGTTCCTGTATGGCATCGAGGAGCTGCTAAAGCTTCGATCACAAGCCCTTACCCTCAGCCTATCGTTATTACCGCGTTAGGCGGCAGTATCGCAACGCCAAAAGAAGGCTTAACTGCGCCTTTAATACGTTTTTCTTCGTTGGAAGAGTTAGAAGCAGCCTCAACCGATGACGTTAGAGGCAAAATCGTCTTCATTGATCACATAACACCTCGCTTTAAAACGGGTAAAGGCTATGGCCTAACCGTAGGTGGCCGATCCAAGGGCGCTGTTGCTGCCGCAAAGAAAGAGGCCGTCGCTATCGTTATTCGTTCTATTGGAACCGATCATGACCGTATGGCACATACTGGTATGATGCGTTATCAAGAAGGTGTTACTAAGATCCCAGCCGCTGCGATGTCGAATCCCGACGCCGATTTGATAGATTTAATGCTAAAGCGTGATCCTAATGTTGTAATGAAATTACAACTTGAAGCTGAAAACTTAGGTTATGCGACCTCTTACAATGTGATCGGTGAAGTCACTGGTAGCAGTAAGCCTGATGAAATTGTGCTGATAAGTGCGCATTTAGATTCATGGGACGAGGGCACTGGCGCGATTGATGATGGTGCTGGCGTCGCCATCGTTACCACCGCAGGACATCTAATATCTCAATTACCGACAAAACCTGCACGCACTATTAGAGTCGTCCTCTACGCAGCTGAAGAAATTGGACTCGTTGGTGGGAAAAGCTACGCTAAGGCACATCAAGGTGAGCTAGATAAACACTATATCGCCGCGGAATCAGATTTCGGCGCAGGTAAAATATACCAAATTGATTTTAATGTAGCTCAAGACGCCTTTAAAGCGCTGCAACAACATACTGAATCAATGCAAGCCAATGGTGTCGCATCGGGTAATAATACAGCCTCAGGGGGGCCAGATGTGTCAATGCTGCCTTCTTATGGCGTTCCAGTAGCATCTTTACGACAAGATGGTACTGACTATTTCGATTATCACCATACGCCTAACGACACATTAGATAAAATTGATCCTGCCGCTTTAGCACAAAATGCCGCGGCATATGCACAATTTGCTTTTCTGATGGCACAATCTGAAATCGAATTAAGACCTTTAACTAAACAGAACCTTTAA
- the yaaA gene encoding peroxide stress protein YaaA: MLILVSPAKTLDYETPAKTTEYTLPDLLAHSKELIQECRKLTPADIASLMKVSDKIAGLNAARFSSWSADFTLDNAKQAVFAFRGDVYTGLDVDSLSEASLSRVQKQLRILSGLYGLLRPLDLMQPYRLEMGTRLANARGSNLYQFWGDIITEQVNTALAEQGDDIIVNLASNEYFKSVKPKKLNGQLITPIFKDKKNGQYKVISFFAKKARGMMVRYIVENEVNDYDALIKFDVAGYYYSEAESSLHEPVFLREEQ; the protein is encoded by the coding sequence ATGCTTATTTTAGTGTCTCCAGCGAAAACGTTGGACTATGAAACCCCCGCAAAAACGACAGAATACACACTGCCCGATTTGTTGGCACACAGTAAAGAGCTGATCCAAGAGTGCAGAAAGTTGACTCCGGCAGATATAGCATCATTAATGAAAGTCAGCGACAAAATAGCAGGCCTTAATGCTGCTCGTTTTAGCTCGTGGAGTGCTGATTTTACGTTGGATAATGCGAAACAAGCGGTGTTTGCATTTAGGGGGGATGTCTATACTGGATTAGATGTAGATAGTTTATCTGAGGCGAGTTTAAGTCGGGTGCAAAAACAGCTGAGGATCTTATCTGGTTTATACGGTTTATTGCGCCCACTTGATTTGATGCAACCCTATCGTCTTGAGATGGGGACTCGCCTAGCCAATGCGCGCGGTAGTAACCTTTATCAATTTTGGGGAGATATTATTACCGAACAAGTCAATACGGCGTTAGCAGAGCAGGGGGATGATATTATCGTTAATCTTGCATCTAATGAGTATTTTAAGTCGGTAAAACCTAAAAAGTTAAATGGACAATTGATCACCCCTATTTTTAAAGATAAGAAAAATGGTCAATATAAGGTTATTAGTTTCTTCGCTAAGAAAGCCAGAGGGATGATGGTTCGCTATATCGTTGAGAATGAAGTTAATGATTATGATGCGTTGATTAAGTTTGATGTTGCTGGCTACTATTATAGTGAGGCTGAGTCATCATTGCACGAGCCCGTGTTTCTGCGCGAAGAGCAGTAA
- a CDS encoding alanine/glycine:cation symporter family protein has protein sequence MLESILNSVEATVNAINGILWGSVLIYVLVAAGVLFTLRLGFIQLRMFGHGAKLVIKGREKTNGISSFQVFCTSMAARVGTGNMAGVAVAITVGGAGAIFWMWLIALLGMATAFIESTLAQVYKVKDSDGQYRGGPAYYMERGLGKRWMGTLFSLLLIIAFGFAFNAAQANTMTDALNNAFGFDKAIVGAIIVFAAAYIITGGLKKVAKASELIVPVMAVAYLAIAMVVLVMNIEQVPAAIEYIVSSAFGWEEAAGGAMGAMMAGIARGLFSNEAGMGSAANIAASASPNPNHPASQGFVQMIGVFVDTIVICSASAAIILLSGVLDNPGEQKGIGLLQLALTNELGGWAAYFVAFAIILFCFSSIIANYSYAESNVMFLTKSKKVLYVFRGLVLAMVMAGSVASLQLVWNFADVSMGLMALVNIAAIVMLSKVAFAVIKDYEKQIKAGVTPTFHAAEFPEINGLDDGIWRGKPSASALTHEQNKTEALPEV, from the coding sequence ATGCTTGAATCTATATTAAATTCAGTCGAAGCGACTGTTAACGCAATAAACGGCATACTGTGGGGTAGTGTGTTGATATATGTGTTGGTCGCTGCTGGCGTCTTATTTACCCTGCGTTTAGGGTTTATCCAGTTGAGAATGTTTGGACATGGTGCGAAGTTAGTCATCAAAGGACGAGAGAAAACCAATGGGATCTCATCTTTCCAAGTGTTTTGTACCTCTATGGCTGCTAGGGTTGGGACCGGCAATATGGCTGGGGTTGCCGTAGCGATTACCGTTGGGGGCGCTGGCGCGATTTTTTGGATGTGGTTGATTGCGCTTCTAGGGATGGCGACAGCGTTTATTGAATCCACACTAGCGCAAGTTTATAAAGTGAAGGATAGTGACGGTCAATACCGTGGCGGTCCGGCCTACTACATGGAACGAGGCCTTGGTAAACGCTGGATGGGGACGCTGTTCTCGCTGTTACTCATCATCGCATTCGGTTTTGCTTTTAATGCTGCGCAAGCCAACACAATGACTGATGCTTTAAACAACGCTTTCGGTTTTGATAAGGCGATTGTCGGCGCTATTATCGTTTTCGCGGCAGCTTATATTATCACTGGTGGCTTGAAGAAAGTGGCTAAAGCATCTGAGCTAATCGTCCCCGTTATGGCGGTCGCTTATTTAGCGATAGCAATGGTCGTATTAGTGATGAATATAGAGCAAGTTCCTGCTGCTATTGAATATATAGTAAGCAGCGCATTTGGCTGGGAAGAAGCTGCTGGTGGTGCAATGGGAGCCATGATGGCGGGTATTGCTCGTGGGCTATTTTCTAACGAAGCTGGGATGGGCAGTGCAGCGAATATTGCAGCCTCGGCGTCTCCAAATCCGAACCATCCAGCATCTCAAGGCTTTGTGCAGATGATAGGCGTGTTTGTTGACACTATTGTTATTTGCTCTGCATCTGCGGCAATTATCTTATTGTCTGGTGTACTCGATAACCCTGGTGAGCAAAAGGGGATAGGCTTATTGCAGTTAGCATTGACCAATGAATTAGGTGGATGGGCCGCTTACTTTGTTGCATTCGCGATTATTCTATTTTGTTTTTCTTCGATCATTGCCAACTACAGCTATGCCGAAAGCAATGTGATGTTTTTAACTAAGAGTAAAAAGGTCTTGTATGTTTTTAGAGGCCTAGTGCTTGCTATGGTGATGGCTGGATCTGTTGCTTCTTTACAATTAGTTTGGAACTTTGCTGACGTTTCTATGGGATTGATGGCGTTAGTTAATATCGCTGCTATCGTCATGCTATCTAAAGTTGCATTTGCGGTTATCAAAGACTACGAGAAACAGATTAAAGCCGGAGTTACACCGACATTTCATGCTGCAGAGTTTCCTGAAATAAACGGTTTGGATGATGGTATTTGGCGAGGAAAGCCAAGTGCGAGTGCCTTAACTCATGAGCAAAATAAAACCGAAGCTTTACCTGAAGTTTAA